Genomic DNA from Porites lutea chromosome 4, jaPorLute2.1, whole genome shotgun sequence:
TGTTCACATGAATTGCACGAACAAATTTTACTGTGTTTGAGCTCTTGTTCGTCTTTTCCGCCTGTTCGTAAGTATCGACATCTCCGGAGTTCTTCGAGTGTTGTCGTTCTTTGTTTCGGCTCAGAATCGGAGCGCTCCCTCGATAATAAAAATTCCATTGGGTCTTTTCCCGCGAGACTTGATGTTCTGTTCCTCGCCGGTCCTATATTCCATGATTGTAGCACTTCATTCATAGTTACTTTAGGTAACTCCATGACTGGGACCAGATCCTCTGAACTTCCCCTGGCGGAATCGTCGTTTTGCCCGTGGCGCGCAGCGGGAGAAGGAATCGGTGTAACCTTTTTCGgagttttcaattttctttcaattccAGAATCTTTAGGTTTCGGACTGATATTTAAGTATCTCCTTCCACCCTTCGAAGGAGATTCATCAGTCATTTGTTTCAGCGGTGATCCGGGTGAAACTCTTCTTCGTGTTCGCTCTTCGTGCCCTCCGCTATGTTTTGAATGCAGAAGCGCGTGATGAACCTGTGGTTTTAACTTCTCCTCTTTTTTTACTATTTCCTTGGACTTGCTGATTCCTTTAACACTGACTGAATTTCTTGAAAGTCTATCTGTATCTTTTGGGGTATACTTAGGTAGACCAGAGTCTTGAACTCGAGACATGCCATGTCCTGAAATAACACCCCTGAATTGTTCATTGCCCGAGGATGTTGCCCGAAAGGATTGATCTCGCGCCCTCAAAGACCCAGCTGTAACTGTGACTTTCTTTGGCTGTGTTTTACCGCCAGACATGTTTCCAGAAACTGTAGAAACGTGTTCTCGCTCACGGGCTTTGCTAGCTGGAGCGAGACCTTCGCGTGTTATGATGACGCTCTTTTTGTGACGCTGCTGATATCGATAATCTAACACATTTTCTTTGTTAGGCACGTACTGATCCGTGATGAGATGACCCGGCTCAACTTGTCGTGGATTTGGTTTCACGCGAAGCAAAACAGACGgcgtgttgtttttgtttacagctTCCCAATTTTTatcctttaaaattttgttgtcaGACGAATTGTCTCCACTCGGaagggggtcagttttttctcTGGCCACGTTTCCTcttgaaggaaaaaatattgcCTTTTTGATCGATTCCCGTGGCGAAGTTACAGAAATCTGTGGCAATCGTGACATTGTTTTCAAGCTCATCTTGGGTACAGCTTTGGTGGTCCTAAAAACAATGACATAAGTATTGTGAGAAATCGCCGTCTAAATCAACTCATACAAAGCCTGCCAGAAGAAGTTCAATCcattttcttccc
This window encodes:
- the LOC140933561 gene encoding uncharacterized protein, whose product is MSLKTMSRLPQISVTSPRESIKKAIFFPSRGNVAREKTDPLPSGDNSSDNKILKDKNWEAVNKNNTPSVLLRVKPNPRQVEPGHLITDQYVPNKENVLDYRYQQRHKKSVIITREGLAPASKAREREHVSTVSGNMSGGKTQPKKVTVTAGSLRARDQSFRATSSGNEQFRGVISGHGMSRVQDSGLPKYTPKDTDRLSRNSVSVKGISKSKEIVKKEEKLKPQVHHALLHSKHSGGHEERTRRRVSPGSPLKQMTDESPSKGGRRYLNISPKPKDSGIERKLKTPKKVTPIPSPAARHGQNDDSARGSSEDLVPVMELPKVTMNEVLQSWNIGPARNRTSSLAGKDPMEFLLSRERSDSEPKQRTTTLEELRRCRYLRTGGKDEQELKHSKICSCNSCEHGEGLKSTPYLNS